GCCGTAGTGACCGATGCCCCAGAGGGTGATGTAGCCGTCCCACTCCGGCTGATGGTGCCAGGTGCTGGAGTAGATCGGGATGTTGGGATCGACCTCGTGGATCATGTCGCAGAGGGCCTTCATCTGCGCACGGATGCGCTCCTGGCTGTCATAGGGCTCGTCGGAGATGTACAGGACGACCTTGTCGTACCAGCCCTTTTCCTTCATGTGGTTGACATACAGGCGCAGACACTCCTGATAGGCGCGCTTGTACTCGGGCCGCAGCTTGCTGCGGTCGGTGTCCTCGTAGGGGTACGCACCTTCGAAGGGGTTCTGACCAAAGATGACCTTTGGCGGATAGCCCCAGCCGAAGAGGTAGAAGAGGCCCGGCGTGTAGCTGAAGGGGAACTTCAGCTCATCGAAGTAGTAGGCGCAGGCCTGGTCATAGGCGGTGAAGTCAGCCGAGGCCTTGCCGTTCTCGTACTTGAAGACGGGCTCGGGCTGCACCCGGTCCGGGCACAGGCGGTTGTCGGCCATGAACTTGAAGAACTCGCGGCGCACGGTGTCGATCGTCTTGCCCTTGGCCACCCACTGCCCGCCGAGGCGAACGTCATAGATGGCGCCGGTGTGATTTACGTCGGGCAAGGCGAAGTCCCACACGTGGACAGTGAAGGGGACCGTTGCCAGCGTGTTGCCGGCACTGACGAGCCTCATGCGGCCCTGGTAGTCTCCTGCGGCGGCCGTCTTGGGCACGCTCACGGTGATCCAGACCGGCTGCGTGGTATTCGCAGCAAGGTCGAAGTCAGCCTTCGGCAGGAGGGGATCGGGCCAGATGCCCGCCCAGCCGTCACAGCCGCCGGAACCGGCCGGCGGGAACTTGCGCTGCCAGGTCGGTGACTTGCTGCTGTAGTAGCTGGTCTTGTGGTCGATGGGCACGTAGCCGACGACCGAGACCTCTAGCTGGTCAAGCCTCTCGCCGCGGGCGTTAGCCGGCGAATCGACGACCACACGCACCCGATCGCGGGCCTGGGCGCTGCGGACGGCGAATTGCAGGGGCTCCTTTTCGTTGCGTGCCACGGTCACGCGAGCTGCCGGAATCTCCCGCGGCGCGCCGTCGTCCTGGAACACCTTGACGACGGAGTTGACCAGCCACACCGTCACCGCGCCGCCCGTCTGGGCAGGGACACGGGTCTCAACGGTACCGGGGGTGCCGGGCTGGACTTCGGCCACGAGCGCCCCATCATGCCAGGCAGTGCCCGTCGCCAGCATGGTCAGGTGAACCTGGAAGATCCGGCAGTCCTCGGGGATAGTAAAGAGCCCGGAGATCGGGGTCCAGTCGGTGGTGCCGTTGATGGCCGGACCGGCGGAAGTGTACGGGCTGTAGTCGCTGAGCGACCCGTCGGCCTTGCACAGGTGGACATGGATCTGCAGGCCGCCCTCAAGGTCCTGGCACTTGAGCCATGCCGAGCACAGGTAGGTGCGGCCGGGAAGGACGGGAACGTCCTGCCGCCAGCCGGTCCAGGCCTTGGTGGCATCCGCAGGAATGGACATGCGGGCGCAGCGCTTGCCGAAGAGACCGGATTCCTCCAGCCCCAGGCTGGCACCCTTCGGCAGCGAGCCCTCTGCGGAGCCCGGCCAGCCATCGGGCACCTTCGCACCGGTCTCGAAGCTGGGGTTCTTGACGAGATTCTGCGGCGAGGACAACAGGCGGGCATAGTCGGCGAGTGCGGCAGCATCGAAGCCCGCATCGGCGACAGTCGGGACATGGCTGGCGACGTCGGCGTTGTCATCGGGAGTCGCCGTGACCCGGGTGCCGCCAGTCGCCGGTGCTGCGGAAGCCACGACTTGCTTCTGGAAGCGCGCGTCGGCCGAGAGGTACACATAGTAGGTAGACACCGTGTCCGGCTCGACCTTCGCCGTGAACAGGACCATGTCGCGGAAGCGGAAGTGCGGGACGACAGTGCCGCCCTGGACCACGCGCAGGGAATCCAGATTGGCCTTGCCGCGCATCCGCACCAGGATCGAGGACAGGTCGGCACTTACCAGTACCGGGGCCAGTTCGACCCGCGACCTTGTTGCGGTCGGGTCGGCCTGGCTGATGACGCGAACCGGAATCCGGTAGTCCCAGAAGAGATCGTCCTTCGGATCGTCGTCGTACCAGGGAGCCCGGGCGCCGACCTCACGAAGGTCCATGCGCTCAACCTTCCCGGCCTTCGCGGTAAGGGGCGCTTGGCCGTCGATCAGCTCGAGGCTCATGTCGTCGAACCAGGCGGTACCGGTCCCGCGCAGGACGGTGCCCAGATCGGCGATCGTCGCTTCGGCTGGGGCAGTGAACTCGGCCCGGACTTCGCGCCAGTCGTAAGTGCCGTCGCCCGCCAGGAGCATGGGCGACACGATCATGGCGTTGGCGCTGTTGCCGACGTGGATGTACCAGCCGACGCTACCCTTGGCGTTCTGGGCCTTCACCCAGGCCTTCATGACATACTTGCCGCCGCCGGCGATGGGGATGCCGGACTGCCGGGTGGCGATCCAGGTCGGCTCAGCACCCTCCGCAACGACGGTCTTGAGGCAGTGGGTGCCGGAGTGAGGCGCCTCGGTGACCCAGGAGGTGCGATGGGTCTCGTCACTGGCGTCGTGGTTC
The window above is part of the Armatimonadia bacterium genome. Proteins encoded here:
- a CDS encoding glycoside hydrolase domain-containing protein yields the protein MRSMLPVLGLLAALSAGAAVPWSHSLYLPGDGYWHQRVQVDITNNREVAAEGAPVAVTIGKGAGEADLVGAEAQAVRVCDAKGVEMLFGIADPLGVDLRQGPIPAGSKLVLPAECAAKSTASYFVYFDNPSAWRVPDFLPTVAGLRNGNLEEGTSDGPIGWNHDASDETHRTSWVTEAPHSGTHCLKTVVAEGAEPTWIATRQSGIPIAGGGKYVMKAWVKAQNAKGSVGWYIHVGNSANAMIVSPMLLAGDGTYDWREVRAEFTAPAEATIADLGTVLRGTGTAWFDDMSLELIDGQAPLTAKAGKVERMDLREVGARAPWYDDDPKDDLFWDYRIPVRVISQADPTATRSRVELAPVLVSADLSSILVRMRGKANLDSLRVVQGGTVVPHFRFRDMVLFTAKVEPDTVSTYYVYLSADARFQKQVVASAAPATGGTRVTATPDDNADVASHVPTVADAGFDAAALADYARLLSSPQNLVKNPSFETGAKVPDGWPGSAEGSLPKGASLGLEESGLFGKRCARMSIPADATKAWTGWRQDVPVLPGRTYLCSAWLKCQDLEGGLQIHVHLCKADGSLSDYSPYTSAGPAINGTTDWTPISGLFTIPEDCRIFQVHLTMLATGTAWHDGALVAEVQPGTPGTVETRVPAQTGGAVTVWLVNSVVKVFQDDGAPREIPAARVTVARNEKEPLQFAVRSAQARDRVRVVVDSPANARGERLDQLEVSVVGYVPIDHKTSYYSSKSPTWQRKFPPAGSGGCDGWAGIWPDPLLPKADFDLAANTTQPVWITVSVPKTAAAGDYQGRMRLVSAGNTLATVPFTVHVWDFALPDVNHTGAIYDVRLGGQWVAKGKTIDTVRREFFKFMADNRLCPDRVQPEPVFKYENGKASADFTAYDQACAYYFDELKFPFSYTPGLFYLFGWGYPPKVIFGQNPFEGAYPYEDTDRSKLRPEYKRAYQECLRLYVNHMKEKGWYDKVVLYISDEPYDSQERIRAQMKALCDMIHEVDPNIPIYSSTWHHQPEWDGYITLWGIGHYGIVPVDRMEQIRKGGAKMWFTTDGQMCTDTPYCAVERLLPHYCMKYGVSAYEFWGITWLTYNPYEFGWHSYISQSGQPGETGWVRYPNGDGFLAYPGKPIGYDGFVSSVRLAQAREGVEDYEYQYLLRDLVARAQAAGKDTTQAQQALGLAASLVEIPNAGGRYSSRILPDPDKVFEVKEAVAKAIEGLSR